In one window of Arachis ipaensis cultivar K30076 chromosome B06, Araip1.1, whole genome shotgun sequence DNA:
- the LOC107604795 gene encoding uncharacterized protein LOC107604795 isoform X1 translates to MGWFSTAAATVTTTLLFLLLFLSSLADPDHHNPSTLSGIDIEKPILDITPAPLLGHSAAHGAKDTFRCERVQVSGISRLKLGSYASSFHVSVAPSAAIPERLHSKIQVCFHRNNSLGLCQCQKDEWKRIQKGIWNSVMSPYDTKYIDVGINGQVSGSVTVALEEDFQQWRLIFLVLGLALLWLAPIISSWVPFYYSTSMAIGIFLVVIIILFQGMKLLPTGRKNIFYLTIYGSVLGAGSFLLHQFSLFVNSILQSFGLSEDMHNPVAVFVLLGIILAGAALGYWIVRRFVISKEDGTVDAGVAQFVKMAMYIMGVTSIFQSTIDFPLAIGALVSCGAVCKLSSLIMWVYDWYETSRNDSYSKQWVRERHGRAEFLSKTPPTKGKAWRNPKRSPWSDSPVRGVVSLSPTPSITPHSSGSRAGQDYYSTFHKTRNRKKFTEDEWDEFTQDSTRQAISELVASPEFTDWIIDHADRIKLLPTASSDEEMGSESDSTEVGSGTRYRIFNWW, encoded by the exons ATGGGGTGGTTCTCCACGGCGGCCGCCACCGTAACAACCACCCTCCTCTTCCTGTTGCTCTTCCTTTCCTCACTTGCCGACCCAGATCACCATAATCCATCTACACTCTCAg GTATTGATATTGAAAAGCCGATTCTGGATATCACCCCTGCCCCACTTTTGGGGCATTCGGCTGCTCATGGGGCTAAAGACACTTTTCGATGCGAACGTGTTCAAGTTTCTGGTATCTCAAGGTTGAAACTTGGTAGCTATGCCAGTTCATTCCATGTTTCTGTGGCCCCCTCTGCTGCAATCCCGGAGAGGTTACATAGCAAAATTCAGGTTTGTTTTCACAG GAATAATTCTCTTGGATTGTGCCAGTGCCAAAAGGATGAGTGGAAGAGGATCCAAAAGGGGATATGGAATTCTGTTATGTCACCTTATGACACCAAGTACATTGATGTGGGGATTAATGGTCAAGTTTCAGGTTCTGTTACAGTTGCTCTTGAAGAAG aTTTTCAGCAATGGCGCCTCATTTTTCTTGTGCTGGGGTTAGCGCTGCTGTGGTTGGCTCCAATTATTAGTAGCTGGGTTCCATTTTATTATAGCACTTCAATGGCTATAGGGATCTTTCTTGTCGTTATAATCATTCTTTTCCAG GGCATGAAATTATTGCCAACTGGAAGAAAAAATATCTTCTACCTTACCATATATGGATCTGTG CTTGGAGCTGGATCATTCCTTTTGCACCAGTTCTCTCTATTTGTAAATTCAATACTTCAGAGTTTTGGGTTGAGTGAAGATATGCACAATCCA GTTGCTGTTTTTGTACTACTGGGTATCATCTTGGCTGGAGCTGCTTTGGGCTACTGGATTGTTCGGAGATTTGTTATTTCAAAAGAAGATGGCACTGTGGATGCTGGGGTTGCACAATTTGTGAAAATGGCAATGTACATCATGGGAGTCACCTCCATTTTTCAG AGCACTATTGATTTTCCTCTAGCAATAGGAGCATTGGTCTCTTGTGGTGCTGTTTGCAAGCTTTCTTCCTTGATAATGTGGGTTTATGACTG GTATGAAACGTCAAGGAATGATAGCTATTCAAAGCAGTGGGTGAGAGAAAGACATGGTCGTGCTGAATTCCTTAGCAAGACGCCTCCCACTAAAGGGAAAGCTTGGAGAAACCCTAAGAGATCTCCATGGTCCGACTCTCCCGTGAGAG GTGTGGTATCATTATCACCGACGCCTAGTATCACTCCACATTCTTCTGGGTCGCGAGCTGGGCAGGATTACTATTCCACCTTTCACAAGACCCGCAACAGAAAGAAGTTCACAGAGGATGAGTGGGATGAGTTCACGCAAGATTCCACTAGGCAAGCAATATCGGAGTTGGTAGCATCGCCAGAATTCACCGACTGGATAATTGACCATGCAGACAGAATCAAACTCCTTCCGACCGCAAGCTCAGACGAAGAAATGGGAAGCGAGTCAGATTCCACAGAAGTAGGAAGTGGAACTAGATATAGAATCTTCAATTGGTGGTGA
- the LOC107604795 gene encoding uncharacterized protein LOC107604795 isoform X3: MGWFSTAAATVTTTLLFLLLFLSSLADPDHHNPSTLSGIDIEKPILDITPAPLLGHSAAHGAKDTFRCERVQVSGISRLKLGSYASSFHVSVAPSAAIPERLHSKIQVCFHRNNSLGLCQCQKDEWKRIQKGIWNSVMSPYDTKYIDVGINGQVSGSVTVALEEDFQQWRLIFLVLGLALLWLAPIISSWVPFYYSTSMAIGIFLVVIIILFQGMKLLPTGRKNIFYLTIYGSVLGAGSFLLHQFSLFVNSILQSFGLSEDMHNPVAVFVLLGIILAGAALGYWIVRRFVISKEDGTVDAGVAQFVKMAMYIMGVTSIFQSTIDFPLAIGALVSCGAVCKLSSLIMWVYDWYETSRNDSYSKQWVRERHGRAEFLSKTPPTKGKAWRNPKRSPWSDSPVRGMFYVQTFLMCGIIITDA; this comes from the exons ATGGGGTGGTTCTCCACGGCGGCCGCCACCGTAACAACCACCCTCCTCTTCCTGTTGCTCTTCCTTTCCTCACTTGCCGACCCAGATCACCATAATCCATCTACACTCTCAg GTATTGATATTGAAAAGCCGATTCTGGATATCACCCCTGCCCCACTTTTGGGGCATTCGGCTGCTCATGGGGCTAAAGACACTTTTCGATGCGAACGTGTTCAAGTTTCTGGTATCTCAAGGTTGAAACTTGGTAGCTATGCCAGTTCATTCCATGTTTCTGTGGCCCCCTCTGCTGCAATCCCGGAGAGGTTACATAGCAAAATTCAGGTTTGTTTTCACAG GAATAATTCTCTTGGATTGTGCCAGTGCCAAAAGGATGAGTGGAAGAGGATCCAAAAGGGGATATGGAATTCTGTTATGTCACCTTATGACACCAAGTACATTGATGTGGGGATTAATGGTCAAGTTTCAGGTTCTGTTACAGTTGCTCTTGAAGAAG aTTTTCAGCAATGGCGCCTCATTTTTCTTGTGCTGGGGTTAGCGCTGCTGTGGTTGGCTCCAATTATTAGTAGCTGGGTTCCATTTTATTATAGCACTTCAATGGCTATAGGGATCTTTCTTGTCGTTATAATCATTCTTTTCCAG GGCATGAAATTATTGCCAACTGGAAGAAAAAATATCTTCTACCTTACCATATATGGATCTGTG CTTGGAGCTGGATCATTCCTTTTGCACCAGTTCTCTCTATTTGTAAATTCAATACTTCAGAGTTTTGGGTTGAGTGAAGATATGCACAATCCA GTTGCTGTTTTTGTACTACTGGGTATCATCTTGGCTGGAGCTGCTTTGGGCTACTGGATTGTTCGGAGATTTGTTATTTCAAAAGAAGATGGCACTGTGGATGCTGGGGTTGCACAATTTGTGAAAATGGCAATGTACATCATGGGAGTCACCTCCATTTTTCAG AGCACTATTGATTTTCCTCTAGCAATAGGAGCATTGGTCTCTTGTGGTGCTGTTTGCAAGCTTTCTTCCTTGATAATGTGGGTTTATGACTG GTATGAAACGTCAAGGAATGATAGCTATTCAAAGCAGTGGGTGAGAGAAAGACATGGTCGTGCTGAATTCCTTAGCAAGACGCCTCCCACTAAAGGGAAAGCTTGGAGAAACCCTAAGAGATCTCCATGGTCCGACTCTCCCGTGAGAGGTATGTTTTATGTTCAAACTTTTCTGAT GTGTGGTATCATTATCACCGACGCCTAG
- the LOC107604795 gene encoding uncharacterized protein LOC107604795 isoform X2 — MGWFSTAAATVTTTLLFLLLFLSSLADPDHHNPSTLSGIDIEKPILDITPAPLLGHSAAHGAKDTFRCERVQVSGISRLKLGSYASSFHVSVAPSAAIPERLHSKIQVCFHRNNSLGLCQCQKDEWKRIQKGIWNSVMSPYDTKYIDVGINGQVSGSVTVALEEDFQQWRLIFLVLGLALLWLAPIISSWVPFYYSTSMAIGIFLVVIIILFQGMKLLPTGRKNIFYLTIYGSVLGAGSFLLHQFSLFVNSILQSFGLSEDMHNPVAVFVLLGIILAGAALGYWIVRRFVISKEDGTVDAGVAQFVKMAMYIMGVTSIFQSTIDFPLAIGALVSCGAVCKLSSLIMWVYDWYETSRNDSYSKQWVRERHGRAEFLSKTPPTKGKAWRNPKRSPWSDSPVRVFAESSNISWEIVKRNQTKLTD; from the exons ATGGGGTGGTTCTCCACGGCGGCCGCCACCGTAACAACCACCCTCCTCTTCCTGTTGCTCTTCCTTTCCTCACTTGCCGACCCAGATCACCATAATCCATCTACACTCTCAg GTATTGATATTGAAAAGCCGATTCTGGATATCACCCCTGCCCCACTTTTGGGGCATTCGGCTGCTCATGGGGCTAAAGACACTTTTCGATGCGAACGTGTTCAAGTTTCTGGTATCTCAAGGTTGAAACTTGGTAGCTATGCCAGTTCATTCCATGTTTCTGTGGCCCCCTCTGCTGCAATCCCGGAGAGGTTACATAGCAAAATTCAGGTTTGTTTTCACAG GAATAATTCTCTTGGATTGTGCCAGTGCCAAAAGGATGAGTGGAAGAGGATCCAAAAGGGGATATGGAATTCTGTTATGTCACCTTATGACACCAAGTACATTGATGTGGGGATTAATGGTCAAGTTTCAGGTTCTGTTACAGTTGCTCTTGAAGAAG aTTTTCAGCAATGGCGCCTCATTTTTCTTGTGCTGGGGTTAGCGCTGCTGTGGTTGGCTCCAATTATTAGTAGCTGGGTTCCATTTTATTATAGCACTTCAATGGCTATAGGGATCTTTCTTGTCGTTATAATCATTCTTTTCCAG GGCATGAAATTATTGCCAACTGGAAGAAAAAATATCTTCTACCTTACCATATATGGATCTGTG CTTGGAGCTGGATCATTCCTTTTGCACCAGTTCTCTCTATTTGTAAATTCAATACTTCAGAGTTTTGGGTTGAGTGAAGATATGCACAATCCA GTTGCTGTTTTTGTACTACTGGGTATCATCTTGGCTGGAGCTGCTTTGGGCTACTGGATTGTTCGGAGATTTGTTATTTCAAAAGAAGATGGCACTGTGGATGCTGGGGTTGCACAATTTGTGAAAATGGCAATGTACATCATGGGAGTCACCTCCATTTTTCAG AGCACTATTGATTTTCCTCTAGCAATAGGAGCATTGGTCTCTTGTGGTGCTGTTTGCAAGCTTTCTTCCTTGATAATGTGGGTTTATGACTG GTATGAAACGTCAAGGAATGATAGCTATTCAAAGCAGTGGGTGAGAGAAAGACATGGTCGTGCTGAATTCCTTAGCAAGACGCCTCCCACTAAAGGGAAAGCTTGGAGAAACCCTAAGAGATCTCCATGGTCCGACTCTCCCGTGAGAG TCTTTGCCGAATCAAGCAATATCTCCTGGGAAATAGTTAAAAGAAATCAAACTAAATTGACTGATTAA